In Streptomyces sp. Li-HN-5-11, the sequence GTAGCCGGTGACGTCACTCGACAAGCCGACCGAAGACACGACTGCCGACGACGCCCGGGCGGTGACGGAGGCAGCGCTGTTCGAGGCGTTCGGCGGGGTGCGGGGCATGGTCGAGACGGTGCTGCCCGGCCTCCTCTTCGTCACCATCTTCACGATCAACAAGGACCTGCACTGGTCGGCGATCGCCGCGCTGGCCGTGTCGCTGGTGCTGGTCGTGGTCCGGCTGGCGATGCGGGACACCGTCAAGCACGCCTTCAGCGGTGTCTTCGGCGTCGCCTTCGGTGTGGTCTTCGCGATGATGACCGGCAACGCCAAGGACTTCTACCTGCCCGGCATGCTCTACACCCTGGGCCTGGCGCTGGCGTACATCGTCACCACACTCGCCGGGGTCCCGTTGATCGGCCTGATGCTCGGCCCGGTCTTCAAGGAGAACCTCTCCTGGCGCACCCGCAATCCGGGTCGCAAGAAGGCCTACGCCAAGGCGAGTTGGGCCTGGGGCCTGATCCTGCTCGCCAAGTGCGCGATCCTCTTCCCCCTGTACTGGTGGGCCGACACCACCCAGCTCGGCTGGGTCCTGGTCACGCTGAAGATCCCGCCGTTCCTGCTGGCGGTCTGGCTGACCTGGGTGTTCCTGGCGAAGGCGCCCGCTCCCATCGATGTGTTCGCGGAGATGGAGGCGGAGGAGAAGGCGGCGGAGGACAGGAAGGCCGCCGCCGAGGCCGCTGCCGAGACCGCCGGGGGCAGGCACCGCCGGGAGGGGTGACCGCCTCCGGGGGCTTCGCCCCCTGACCGCCAGGCAAAGCGTGAGGGCGCCCTTCTGCGAAGAGGGCGCCCTTCTCGTCGCGGCGGTCAGCCTTCCTCGCGCCGCACCGACAACAGCTCCTCCAGCTGCCCCTCGCGGGCCTGCGCGGCCACGAACAGCAACTCGTCGCCCGCCTCCAGCGAGTCCTCCTGGGACGGGGTCAGGACGCGGGTGCCGCGGATGATGGTGACCAGGGAAGTGTCCTCGGGCCACTCGACGTCGCCGACCTGGGTGCCGGCCAGGGCCGACTCCTCCGGCAGGGTCAGCTCGACAAGGTTGGCGTCGCCGTGGCTGAAGCGGAGCAGGCGTACCAGGTCGCCGACGCTCACCGCCTCCTCCACCAGGGCGGACATCAGACGCGGAGTGGACACGGCGACGTCCACACCCCACGCCTCGTTGAACAGCCACTCGTTCTTCGGGTTGTTCACGCGGGCGACGACGCGCGGCACGCCGTACTCCGTCTTCGCCAGCAGCGAGACGACCAGGTTCACCTTGTCGTCGCCCGTCGCGGCGATCACGACGTTGCAGCGCTGGAGCGCCGCCTCGTCCAGGGACGTGATCTCGCAGGCGTCGGCAAGCAGCCACTCGGCCTGCGGAACGCGCTCGACCGAGATGGCGGTCGGCGCCTTGTCGACGAGAAGGACCTCGTGGCCGTTCTCCAGCAACTCGCCCGCGATCGAGCGACCGACCGCGCCGGCACCGGCAATGGCGACCCTCATCAGTGACCGCTCTCCTCTTCCGGGCCCTCGGCGAACGCCGCCTCGACCTTCTCCACGGCGTCCGTCCGCATCATCACGTGCACCAGGTCGCCCTCCTGCAGAACCGTCTGCGAGCTGGGCAGCATGGCCTCGCCGAGGCGGGTCAGGAACGCCACGCGGACGCCCGTCTCCTCCTGCAGCTTGCTGATCTTGTGACCGACCCACTTCGGGGAGGCGTGCACCTCCGCGAGCTGGACGCCTCCGGTGGGGTCGCGCCACAGCGGCTCGGCGCCCGAGGGCAGCAGCCGGCGCAGCATCTGGTCGGCCGTCCAGCGGACCGTGGCCACGGTCGGGATGCCGAGGCGCTGGTAGACCTCGGCGCGGCGGGGGTCGTAGATGCGGGCCGCGACGTTCTGCACGCCGAACATCTCACGCGCCACGCGCGCGGAGATGATGTTGGAGTTGTCGCCGCTGGAGACGGCCGCGAACGCGCCGGCCTCCTCGATGCCCGCCTCACGCAAGGTGTCCTGGTCGAAGCCGATCCCGGTGACCCGGCGCCCGCCGAAGCCAGGGCCCAGCCGACGGAAGGCCGTGGGGTCCTGGTCGATCACGGCGACCGTGTGCCCCTGTTGCTCCAGGGTCTGGGCGAGAGCGGAGCCCACTCTCCCGCAGCCCATGATGACGATGTGCACTTAAGCCCTACCCCGCAGTCCTGGTCATGGCGATGACCTGCGAAAACACCTTGATCACTCTTCTCTCTCAGTCTGCCGGGCAACGACGGGGCAACGCCTTCGGGGCGTTGCCCGGACAGAGCTTATGCGGCAACGGTTCCCATGCCTTCATCCGTGTACCCATCGGCGGCCACGCCGGCCGCGAACGCCGCGCCGGGCTCCGCGGCAGCGGCTCACCCGGCGTCGGCAGCGGCTCACCCGGCCCCGGCAGCGGGTCACCCGGCCCTGGCAGCGGCTCACCCGGCCCCGGCAACGGCTCACTCCGCCTCTGACGGGCCGCGCCGAGTGATGCTGCGCACGCTGCACAGGGTCAGGAATCCGAGGCCGAGCAGCGCGGCGACGCCGCCGATCAGCTCCGCGGTCGGGGGCATGGGACCTCCGGGGGTCGGCGAGGGGCGGCAATCGGCGGGGATTAGTCATATAGGCACGTCCCCGCCTCGACCTGCGGAATCCGTGGCTTCAGCGGCCCCCGAATTCACTCGTGAGGCAGATCGGGGGTCCCAGGTGGGCGAGCCCCTGTTCGAAGGCTTACGATCCTCTGTTGTGTCCAAACTGACCGACGTGCCCAAACGGATCCTGATCGGGCGCGCACTGCGCAGTGACCGGCTGGGCGAAACGCTCCTGCCGAAGCGCATCGCACTGCCCGTCTTCGCCTCCGACCCGCTGTCCTCCGTGGCTTACGCCCCCGGAGAGGTACTGCTGGTCCTGTCCATCGCGGGCGTGTCGGCGTACCACTACAGCCCCTGGATCGCCGTCGCGGTCGTCGTGCTGATGTTCACGGTCGTCGCCTCGTACCGGCAGAACGTGCACGCCTATCCGAGCGGCGGCGGCGACTACGAGGTCGCCACCACCAACCTCGGCTCCAAGGCGGGCCTCACGGTGGCCAGCGCGCTGCTCGTCGACTACGTCATGACCGTCGCCGTATCCATCGCCTCCGGCATCGAGAACCTCGGCTCCGCGGTCCCCTTCGTCGTCGAGCACAAGGTGCTGTGCGCCGTCGCGGTGATCGTGCTCCTGACACTGATGAACCTGCGCGGCGTCAAGGAGTCCGGCAAGCTCTTCGCGATCCCGACGTACGTGTTCGTCGGCGGCGTCTTCATCATGATCGCATGGGGCGCCTTCCGGGGTCTGGTGCTCGGTGACACCATGCGCGCGCCGACCGCCGACTACCACATCAAGGCCGAACACCAGGGCCTCGCGGGCTTCGCCCTGATCTTCCTCCTGCTGCGCGCCTTCTCCTCCGGCTGTGCCGCGCTCACCGGTGTGGAGGCGATCTCCAACGGCGTCCCGGCCTTCCGCAAGCCCAAGTCGAGGAACGCGGCGACGACGCTCGCGATGATGGGCCTGCTGGCCGTGACGATGTTCTGCGGCATCATCGCGCTCGCCATGACCACCAAGGTCCGCATGGCCGAGAGCCCGGCCACCGACTTGATCAAGAACGGCGTCCCGATCGGCAGCGGCTACGTCCAGAACCCGGTGATCTCGCAGGTCGCCGAGGCCGTCTTCGGCAAGGGCAGCTTCCTGTTCGTGGTCCTGGCCGCGGCGACGGCACTGGTCCTCTTCCTCGCCGCCAACACCGCGTACAACGGGTTTCCGCTGCTCGGCTCGATCCTCGCCCAGGACCGCTACCTCCCGCGCCAACTGCACACCCGCGGCGACCGCCTCGCCTTCTCCAACGGCATCGTGCTGCTCGCGGGCGCGGCGAGCCTGCTGATCGTCGTCTACGGCGCCGACTCCTCCCGGCTGATCCAGCTCTACATCGTCGGCGTGTTCGTGTCGTTCACGCTCAGCCAGACCGGCATGGTCCGCCACTGGAACCGCCACCTGGCCACCGAGCAGGACCAGGCCAAGCGCCGTCACATGATCCGCTCCCGGGCGATCAACGCCTTCGGCGGCTTCTTCACGGGACTGGTGCTGGTCGTCGTCCTCGTCACCAAGTTCACGCACGGCGCGTGGGTCGCGGTGCTGGGCATGTGCCTCTTCTACGCGACGATGACGGCGATCCGTAAGCACTACGACCGCGTCTCCGAGGAGATCGCGGCCCCCGAGGGCCCGAGCGACGACAGCGTCCGGCCCTCCCGTGTCCACTCCGTCGTCCTGATCTCCAAGATCCACCGCCCCACGCTGCGCGCCCTGGCCTACGCCAAGCTGATGCGCTCCGACAGCCTGGAGGCGCTGACCGTCAACGTCGACGCCGTGGAGACCAAGACGCTGCGCGAGGAGTGGGAGCGGCGCGGCATCGACGTCCCGCTGAAGGTGCTCGACTCGCCGTACCGCGAGGTCACGCGGCCGGTCATCGAGTACGTCAAGAGCCTGCGCAAGGAATCCCCGCGCGACGCTGTGTCGGTGATCATCCCCGAGTACGTGGTCGGTCACTGGTACGAGCACCTGCTGCACAACCAGAGCGCGCTGCGTCTCAAGGGCCGCCTGCTGTTCACGCCGGGCGTGATGGTGACCTCGGTGCCCTACCAGCTGGCGTCCTCCGAGGCGGCACGCGACCGGGCCCGCAGGCGCCAGGAGTGGAACGCGCCGGGTGCGGTGCGGCGCGGACCGGTCCACGAGCGGCCGAAGGAGACGAAGGAGTCGCCGGCCCCGAAGAGCTGACGTCGCACCGGCCTCGTGGTGAACGGCCGGACGACGCCCACGTAGACTGGTGGGCTGTTGTCCGGCCGTTCCCCTTTCCCGATCTGGAGTCACCCCGCCATGCAGGCAGAACCGAAGAATCCGCAGGCGGGACCGGCGAGGAACTCGCTGGTGGGGCAGGAGTACGAGGTCGAGGTCGGCCCCGTCGCCCATGGCGGCCACTGCATCGCCCGCACTCCCGAGGGCCAGGTGCTGTTCGTGCGGCACACGCTGCCCGGCGAGCGGGTCGTGGCACGGGTGACGGAGGGCGAGGAGGGCGCCCGCTTCCTGCGTGCGGACGCCGTGGAGATCCTGGAGGCGTCCAAGGACCGGGTCGAGGCGCCCTGCCCCTACGCCGGTCCCGGCCGCTGCGGCGGCTGTGACTGGCAGCACGCCAAGCCGGGAGCCCAGCGCCGGCTGAAGGGCGAGGTGATCGCCGAGCAGCTGAAGCGGCTCGCGGGTCTGACGCCCGAGGAGGCCGGCTGGGACGGCACGGTGATGCCGGCCGAGGGCGACAAGCTCCCGGCGGGCGAGGTCCCGCAGTGGCGGACCCGCGTGCAGTACGCGGTCGACCCGGCCACCGGTAAGGCGGGCCTGCGCCGCCACCGTTCGCACGAGGTCGAGCCGGTCGAGCACTGCATGATCGCGGCGCAGGGCGTCAGCGAACTGGGCGTCGAGCGGCGCGACTGGACGGGCATGGAGTCCGTCGAGGCGATCGCCGCCACCGGCTCGCAGGACCGCCAGGTGATCCTGACCCCGCGCCCCGGCGCCCGCCTGCCGCTGGTGGAACTCGACAAGCCGGTCTCGGTCCTCCGCGTCGACGAGAAGTCCGGCGGCGTCCACCGCGTCCACGGCCGCCCCTTCGTCCGCGAACGCGCCGACGGCCGCACCCACCGCGTCGGAAGCGGCGGCTTCTGGCAGGTCCACCCGAAGGCGGCGGACACCCTGGTGACCGCCGTCATGCAGGGCCTGCTGCCACGCAAGGGTGACATGGCGCTGGACCTCTACTGCGGTGTCGGCCTCTTCGCCGGGGCACTGGCCGACCGGGTCGGCGACAAGGGCGCGGTCCTCGGCATCGAGTCCGGCAAACGCGCGGTCGAGGACGCCCGGCACAACCTCGCCGACTTCCCCCGCGTCCGCATCGAACAGGGCAAGGTCGAGTCCGTCCTCCCGCGGACCGGCATCACCGAGGCCGACATCGTCGTCCTCGACCCGCCCCGCGCGGGCGCGGGCCGCGCCACGGTGGCCCACCTCGCCTCACTGGCCGCCCGGCGCATCGCCTACGTCGCCTGCGACCCGGCCGCGCTGGCCCGCGACCTGGCGTACTTCCGCGAGGGCGGTTACCGGATGCGGTCACTGCGGGCGTTCGACCTGTTTCCGATGACCTCGCACGTGGAGTGCGTGGCTGTTCTTGAGCCCGCCGAAAAGGGCGTCTGACCTGCAGATACAAGGGCCGGCACGGGTCTCGCGGGCAACATGACGATGCGGAATGTGCAGGTCGTCACCCGTCTCCTGACCGGTCCGGGACGCGGTGCTGAATCGCCCGGGCGGCCAGGGTGCGATGGCAGATCTTGCCGGTGGGGCCGAGGGGCATCTCCTCCACCACCAAGAGGAGTTCGGGGAGTTTGCGGCGGGCCAGACCGCGGTTCAGCAGGTGGGTGGTGAGGTCGGACAGGGTGGGCGTGGGCGTGCCGGGGGCCGGGCGGACGCAGGCGCAAAGACGTTCGCCGAAGGCCGGGTCGGGTACCGGGACGCAGACCGCCTCGGCCACCGCTGGATGGCTGCCGAGTTCCCGTTCGACCTCGGCGAGGCTGATGTTGAGGCCGCCGCGGATCACGATGCGCTTGAGCCGTCCCAGGACGTGCAGCCGTCCGTGCTCGTCCAGCCGGCCGAGGTCGCCGGTGCGCACCCAACCGTCCGACGTGCGGTAAAGGGCGTCCAGTTCCGGCGCGTTGACGTAGCACATCGGTGTCATGGGGCCTCTGGCCTCGATCTGGCCGGCGTGCCCGGTGGTCAGGGGCGTCCCGTCGGGGCAGGTGATCCGGATGCGGGCGACCGTGGGGTCGGGGGTGCCGACGCTGTCGCCCGGCGGGACGCACTCGCCCGCGGTGTGGCAGTTCACGCCGTCCGAGGAGCCGTAGACGGTCACCACCGGCCGGGCGAACCGCCTGAGGCACGCGTCAGCGG encodes:
- a CDS encoding TRAM domain-containing protein, with the translated sequence MQAEPKNPQAGPARNSLVGQEYEVEVGPVAHGGHCIARTPEGQVLFVRHTLPGERVVARVTEGEEGARFLRADAVEILEASKDRVEAPCPYAGPGRCGGCDWQHAKPGAQRRLKGEVIAEQLKRLAGLTPEEAGWDGTVMPAEGDKLPAGEVPQWRTRVQYAVDPATGKAGLRRHRSHEVEPVEHCMIAAQGVSELGVERRDWTGMESVEAIAATGSQDRQVILTPRPGARLPLVELDKPVSVLRVDEKSGGVHRVHGRPFVRERADGRTHRVGSGGFWQVHPKAADTLVTAVMQGLLPRKGDMALDLYCGVGLFAGALADRVGDKGAVLGIESGKRAVEDARHNLADFPRVRIEQGKVESVLPRTGITEADIVVLDPPRAGAGRATVAHLASLAARRIAYVACDPAALARDLAYFREGGYRMRSLRAFDLFPMTSHVECVAVLEPAEKGV
- a CDS encoding TrkA family potassium uptake protein; this encodes MHIVIMGCGRVGSALAQTLEQQGHTVAVIDQDPTAFRRLGPGFGGRRVTGIGFDQDTLREAGIEEAGAFAAVSSGDNSNIISARVAREMFGVQNVAARIYDPRRAEVYQRLGIPTVATVRWTADQMLRRLLPSGAEPLWRDPTGGVQLAEVHASPKWVGHKISKLQEETGVRVAFLTRLGEAMLPSSQTVLQEGDLVHVMMRTDAVEKVEAAFAEGPEEESGH
- a CDS encoding DUF3159 domain-containing protein; the encoded protein is MTSLDKPTEDTTADDARAVTEAALFEAFGGVRGMVETVLPGLLFVTIFTINKDLHWSAIAALAVSLVLVVVRLAMRDTVKHAFSGVFGVAFGVVFAMMTGNAKDFYLPGMLYTLGLALAYIVTTLAGVPLIGLMLGPVFKENLSWRTRNPGRKKAYAKASWAWGLILLAKCAILFPLYWWADTTQLGWVLVTLKIPPFLLAVWLTWVFLAKAPAPIDVFAEMEAEEKAAEDRKAAAEAAAETAGGRHRREG
- a CDS encoding TrkA family potassium uptake protein — translated: MRVAIAGAGAVGRSIAGELLENGHEVLLVDKAPTAISVERVPQAEWLLADACEITSLDEAALQRCNVVIAATGDDKVNLVVSLLAKTEYGVPRVVARVNNPKNEWLFNEAWGVDVAVSTPRLMSALVEEAVSVGDLVRLLRFSHGDANLVELTLPEESALAGTQVGDVEWPEDTSLVTIIRGTRVLTPSQEDSLEAGDELLFVAAQAREGQLEELLSVRREEG
- a CDS encoding APC family permease; its protein translation is MSKLTDVPKRILIGRALRSDRLGETLLPKRIALPVFASDPLSSVAYAPGEVLLVLSIAGVSAYHYSPWIAVAVVVLMFTVVASYRQNVHAYPSGGGDYEVATTNLGSKAGLTVASALLVDYVMTVAVSIASGIENLGSAVPFVVEHKVLCAVAVIVLLTLMNLRGVKESGKLFAIPTYVFVGGVFIMIAWGAFRGLVLGDTMRAPTADYHIKAEHQGLAGFALIFLLLRAFSSGCAALTGVEAISNGVPAFRKPKSRNAATTLAMMGLLAVTMFCGIIALAMTTKVRMAESPATDLIKNGVPIGSGYVQNPVISQVAEAVFGKGSFLFVVLAAATALVLFLAANTAYNGFPLLGSILAQDRYLPRQLHTRGDRLAFSNGIVLLAGAASLLIVVYGADSSRLIQLYIVGVFVSFTLSQTGMVRHWNRHLATEQDQAKRRHMIRSRAINAFGGFFTGLVLVVVLVTKFTHGAWVAVLGMCLFYATMTAIRKHYDRVSEEIAAPEGPSDDSVRPSRVHSVVLISKIHRPTLRALAYAKLMRSDSLEALTVNVDAVETKTLREEWERRGIDVPLKVLDSPYREVTRPVIEYVKSLRKESPRDAVSVIIPEYVVGHWYEHLLHNQSALRLKGRLLFTPGVMVTSVPYQLASSEAARDRARRRQEWNAPGAVRRGPVHERPKETKESPAPKS